ATTCAGAACATGGAAAAGTTAACCGCAAAAGCAAGTATTCAGATCCAAAAACCCATCAGTGAAGTTTTTGAAGCCATCGTTGATCCCAACAAAATGAATCACTATTTTATTAAGTCCTCAACAGGCCGTCTCGAGACTGGAAAAACAGTAGAATGGAATTTCCCTGAGTTCCCCGACAGTTTTCCTGTAGCTGGCAAAACAATCCGTCCAGACACCTATATTTCCTTTGACTGGAGTGGCGGATTAGCAAATCAACTGGTTGAAATCAGCTTATCTTCCTTCGGAGAGGGATCCACTGTTGTCAAAATTACAGAACACGAAATGAACAACGATCAGGAAGGCATTTTGATTATGATGCGTCAGACCGAAGGATGGGCAAATTTTCTAGCCTGTATGAAGGCCTATCTTGAATATAATATCAATCTTCGAAAGGGTGCTTTTGATTTTATGTTTTAACGGAAGTAAAAAATGGCGGCAAATAAAACCTCTTATATCGAAAAAAGTGTCGATGATTTTATTCTGGATATACCCGATTCACAGAAGCGGGAAGACAGCATCCAATTGGTACAATTGATGCAATCTGTCTCAAAAGAAGCACCGAAGATGTTTGGCGAATCGATCATTGGCTTTGGACAGTATTACTATAAATATGCCAGCGGGCATGAAGGGTATGCACCCCTAATCGGATTCAGTCCCCGTAAGGCTGCCATTTCACTTTACGTATATACCGGCCTCGAAGAACATCGGGCACTCGTGGAACAACTAGGCAAATATAAAATAGGCAAAGCCTGCATTTACATTAAAAAACTGAGTGACATCAATACGGAGAATCTGACCATTTTAATGCAAGAGACCATCCAATTTATAACAACCAAATACACAAGGACCAAGGATTAGATACAAGATTATGACAAGTAGCGTTTCAACAATTGAAGAGTATATTGACCAATTCGAAGGGGACAAGAAGACGTATCTCAATCAGGTACGGCAGCTGATTGCTGGAGTAGTCCCAGCTGAAACCACAGAAACCATTTCCTATCAGATGCCTACATTTCGATTTAATGGCAATCTGATCCATTTTGCAATGAATAAACAGCATCTCGGAATATACCCCGGACCTGACGCCATCGAACATTTCGCAGCAGAACTTAAAGATTTTAAAACATCAAAAGGAGCAATACAGATTCCGATTGACCAGCCCTTACCAAAAAAAATCATTCGTGATATTATTGCCTTTAATATCGAAAAACTCAAGGACAAACAAGGCCCCAACTGGCATAAAAGCAGAGGGAATTGGTTAGAAGCCGAAGAATTGATGCAACAGATTATGCTAAAAACCACACTGAAAAAAGAGTTCAAATGGGGCAGCGACATCTATACACACAAAGGGAAGAATGTCATCGGATGGGGTGGTTTCAAAAACTTCTTTTCCCTATGGTTCTATAACGGTGTATTTTTAGAAGATAAGGAAAATGTCTTGATCAGCGCGTCCGAAGGTAAAACCAAAGCTCTTCGACAATGGCGTTTTCAGCATGTCAGCGAGATGGATAGCACCAAAATCGAGGCTTACATCCAAGAATCTATTCGAACAATTGACGAGGGAAAAGAAATAAAACCCACCAAAAGTGAAGCTATACCTCCCTCTGGAATTCTTTTGGAAGCACTTCATTCAGATCAGGTATTCCATGATCACTTCAATGCGCTTACACCAGGCAAACAAAAAGAGTATATTCAGTATATCGACGAAGCGAAACAGGAAAAAACCAAATTATCCCGTCTGGAGAAAATCAAACCAATGATTATTGCGAATAAAGGATTACATGATAAATATAAATAAGTGAGTTTTAAACTAAAAATCGACGCTCATGGAAAATTCAATTATACCGTCCCTATGGTTTGATCACAATGCGAAGGAAGCTTTTGATCTATACTGCCGGACTTTTTTAAACAGTCATATCGAAAGCGACTCCCCGATCGTTGTCCAGGCCCTGCTCAATGGCGTAAAATTTATCGGCATCAATGGAGGACCGATGTTTAAGCCAAATCCATCCATATCATTTATGGTGATCTGCGAATCAGCCGAAGAGATAGATCGCATCTGGAATACATTATCAGTAGACGGAAATGTACTGATGCCACTAAACAGCTATCCATGGAGTGCCTACTACGGCTGGGTAGCGGACAGATACGGTGTAAACTGGCAGCTATACCAAGGCAACGTAAGTGACACAAACCAGCAAGCGATCGTCCCTACACTGATGTATTGCGGACCTCAACAAGGCAAATGCGAAACCGCAGTTCAATTCTATGAAGGACTATTCAAAGATTTTCACAGCAACGGTATTTTACGTTATCCGGAAGGCGAATATAAAGGATCAATCCAGCACACCCAATTCCTTGTCAATGGGTTTACCTTAATGGCCATGGATAGTGGAGTCGCCCAGGACTTTACGTTTAATGAAGGTATTTCCCTCACTATCCTCTGCCAGGATCAAGCTGAAATTGACTATTACTGGAATCGTATTACACAACAGGGACAAGAGAGCATGTGTGGGTGGTGTAAAGATGAATTCGGAGTGAGTTGGCAAATTGTACCGACACAAATTTCTACATACCTTCAAAATCCAGGAGCCGGAGAAGCATTAATGAAGATGAAAAAAATCATTATCAAAGATTTGATCGGATAATGTTAGCTAAGGCAACAGTAGTTCCCATCTGAGGGGTGGATAGATAAAAAAACGGGAGTATCCAAAAAGGTTGGACACTTCCGTTTTTTATTAATATCATTTTTCTACGATCTCCTTTTAAAATTTCAATTTCAGGACAGTCCGCTTTTAATTGTTGACCAGTTCTGGTTATGCGTTTACCTGCAACGCCAATGCGTATAATTTCATCTGTTTGATCATCGACAATAAACCATTGGCCCGGGTTGGCGACAAGTGTTCTTTTAAACCGATTTCATCAACGAAATACAGATCTGCATCAACAATCTCTTTTGCTGTATGTCCAGACAGCACTTTGACCATCAGACTAACCAAACCCTTGGTGATAATTGCGTCACTATCTGCTGTAAAAAACACTTTTCCATCTTTAACCTCCGGATACAGCCACACCTTGGACTGACAACCCTTGATAATATAGTCTTCTGTCTTATATTGCTCATCAATTAAAGGAACTTCCTTCCCCAGCTGGATGATGTACTCATATTTTTCCATCCAATCCGTAAAGAAAGCAAAATCTTCAACTAATTCGTTTTGTATTTCATTAATTGTCATAATCGTTTTTATTACACTAACATATTGACCGCACGTTGAATACCTGCCACCAAGATATCTATTTCTTCTTTTGTGTTGTAAAGTGCCAACGAAGCCCGGATCGTTCCAGGGATACCAAAGCGATCCATTACAGGCTGAGCACAGTGGTGTCCAGTTCGCACAGCAATACCCAATTTATCCAAAATCACCCCTACATCATAGGGATGTGTACCTTCAATGATAAATGAAATAACAGAACATTTTTGATCTGCAGTACCTATAAATTTCATTCCCGGGATCTGCGACAATTTTTCCAATGCATATTCCAGCAACTCGTGTTCGTAAGCCTCAATATTTTTTAAGCCGATCGAATTGATATAGTCAATCGCTTCATTCAAACAGATTCCTGCTTCAATATTCGGAGTGCCCGCTTCAAATTTAAAAGGCAACTCATTATAGGTTGTCTTTTCGAAAGTCACTTCCTTAATCATATCGCCACCGCCTTGATAAGGAGGCATTGCGTTTAACAGCTCTTCCTTACCATACAACACACCCACACCAGTGGGGCCATACATTTTATGCCCTGAGAAAACTAAAAAGTCAACATCGAGATCTTGCACATCAACCTGGATATGTTGGACAGCTTGCGCTGCATCTACCAATACGACAGCCCCATGCTTATGTGCAATCGAGATGATCTCTTTTACCGGATTGATCGTACCCAGTGCATTAGAGACATAAGTTACAGCAACAAGCTTCGTTCTTTCGTTAATAAGGTCTTGATAGGCGTCCATATCGAGCTCCCCCTTATCATTCATCGGAATAACACGGATCTTACAGCCTTTTTCATCACAAAGCATCTGCCAGGGCACAATATTGGAGTGGTGCTCCATTGCAGAAATAATAATTTCATCTCCCGCATCGATAAATGCTCTACCATAGCAGGTCGCAACCAAATTGATACTATCTGTCGTCCCCTTGGTGATAATCACTTGCTTGTCTTCAGGCGCATTGATAAAGGATTGAAGCTTTTTACGAGTCACCTCAAAAGCATCTGTAGATATCTGGCTGAGGTAGTGAACTCCACGATGTACATTACTATTCATATCTGTATAATAATGTGCAATAGAATTGATTACCACATTGGGCTTTTGTGTTGTCGCACCATTGTCCAGATAAACCAAAGGCTTGCCATTTACCTGTCTTTTTAGAATAGGAAAATCTGCACGTATTTTATCTATATTATATTTTTCCAAAGTCGTCTAAATAATTTATACAAAGTTAATAGTATTTTATCGAATACAGGGCCGACAATCTGTTTTTTATGTCATTATCAATCATCCAAGTTACTTGACAAATCAAATTAAAAAATGGCTCAACACTATTAAAGAACCACTTTTTGTAGGTCATTTGCCATTTTTTACAATTATATCTTGCTTTTATAATTTATTGATGCTATTTATTTACCTTTGTATTGATATGCAAGAATTACCTCTAAATTTACCAGAAGGCTCACGTAAAGAAGTGATGGCCTACTTGGAGCCTTTCATGTTGAATGAAATGAGCGAATACCTGAAGCCTGTAGAAGAAATGTGGCAACCTGCTGATTTCCTTCCAGACGCTTCAAGGGATACTTTTTTTGAGGAAATAAGAGATTTACAGGAAAGTGCGAAAGAACTGTCCTATGACTTAGTTGCAGTATTAGTTGGTGATACGATTACCGAAGAAGCCCTTCCAACCTACGAATCTTGGCTGACAATGGTTGAAGATGTCGATAAAAACGAACAAGGCGGATGGATGAAATGGGTTCGTGCATGGACTGCAGAAGAAAACCGTCACGGCGATCTATTGAACAAATACCTTTATCTGTCTGGTAGAATAGATATGCGTCAGTTTGAAATGTCTACACAATATTTGATACAAGATGGTTTCGATATCGGCACTGGTGCTGATCCTTACCGTAACTTTATATATACATCATTCCAAGAACTTGCAACCAACGTATCTCATCGTCGGGTGTCGGGACTTTCAAAAAAAGGTGGTGATAAACTTCTGGCGAAAATGTGCGGTGTCATTGCTTCGGATGAAGCACGCCATGCCAAAGCATACATGTCTTTCATATCAAAGGCTATGACAGTAGACGCAAGTGAAGTAATGATTGCATTTGAAGATATGATGCGTAAAAAGATTGTCATGCCAGCACAGTTTTTGAGAGAAGCAGGCGAACCTCAGGGCGAAGCTTTTGCACACTTTTCGGATGCTGCACAGCGACTAGGTGTGTATACTGCATTGGATTATGTCGATATCTTGAAAGAACTTAATAATGAGTGGAAAATTGATCAAGTTACAGGTCTAAATGAAAAAGGTGAGAAAGCAAGAGACTACCTCTTAAAATTACCGGATCGCTTGACTAGATTAGCTGACCGCATGAAGATTCCTGAAAAAGATTATAAATTCAAATGGATTTACGGATAAACAAAAAAGCTTGACCAGAAATAGTCAAGCTTTTTTGTTTATCCTATTTCCTATAGGTAATTAAGATCGAAGCATTCTATTTACCTTGTTGTCGGCTGTATGATTGTAAATATTGCAAAACAGTAATCATACTCCCCCTTAGGCCGATTATCTCCATACATAAGTAATTCAAAAATGTATATATTTTTAAATACAAAAGAATATTTAATCTTAAAATCAGCTTATATGCATATATTAATTCATTTTATTTGAATATAAAAAACATATATATGATATTACATACACACCATATATATCATTTTTCATAACGCAGTCCGAGTTTCGTGCATTGTTCGGTTGTTCTTCGACTATGCTACGGAAGATATTTACCCCTTCTTCGCCTCTGAGAGCAGATAAGAGCATGGTGTAACTTAGGTCTTTAAACCATATCTCCGTGTTAAACTCGGACTCACCTCGGACTCATGTCGCATTCACCACGGTCACAGTGCGACGACGTTACGACGATGTATCGAAGTTGGTACGATGCATTGACCAAAAAGGTTTGCACCTGATATAAGAAAGGGAGCAAACTCGCTATGAATTTACTCCCTTTCTTATAAGCATCTAGTCTGTCAATCATGACTAAGTACTAATTCCCAAAAAGATTTTTAATACGATCTCTTTTGGATAATATTTGATTAGGGATTATTTCACATTTCCCATTAATTTCCGCACAACAGGTGACAATGCAATAAGTACCACACCAGCAATTAAAGAATATAAGCCCAATTGCTTATAACTTTCAGTGTACGTCAGTAAGTTGTCTGCCAACGAACTTCCTTCTTTTGCTTCAGCCATACTCGCACCGATCAAGCCCGCAACATATTGTCCATAAGCACTTGCCAAAAACCACATTCCCATCATAATACCCTGTAACCTCGCTGGGGACAGTTTCGTCATAATGGATAACCCAATCGGCGAAAGACAAAGCTCCCCGACGGTAATCACTAATAATGCAAGTGTAAAGATATCCAATGAGGTCATGCCTTCATGAGCGAATAAACGCGTCGCAAAAAGTACATAGTAACCTAAACCTAAGAAAACAAAGCCCAAACCAAACTTGATAATAGTATTCGGCTCAAGTTTACGTTTTCCCAACCAAATCCAGAATAGTCCAAATAACGGCGCTAAGGCGATAATAAATAATGCACCCCCAGAATTATTGACACCATTTGGATCAAGTGTCACTGCCCCCAGTAAAGAGTCATTCAGGTGCTTGGCTGCAAAGATGCTCAATGAACCACCACTCTGTTCATATATCCCCCAAAAGATAATGGAAAACAAAATAAATACCAGTGCAGCAATTAATTTCTTGCGTTCCTCCTTGGTCACTTGTGACATTTCATAAAACAGATATAAAAGTGTCAATGGTCCAATGGTATACATAAAATAGTCAGTATATTGGGTTTTCGACACCATGATCTGAATAACGGGTATAAAGATCAAGGTCAGTGCATATACCGCATATTCAACCCATTTTGGCAAGGCTTTCGTCTTTACGATAGCATCTGGGTGTCCAGGTTTAAGCCCGATAGGTCCAAGGTGTCTTTTGGTAAAGTGAAAATTAATCAAACTTGCCAGCATCCCTATTGCAGCTAAACCAAAGGCAACATTCCAACGGTGAGGTTCGGAGATAACCGAGCTCAACATATACCCTTTACCAATGGCGACACAAACATAGCCCCCTAAAAATGCACCTAGATTGATCCCTGCGTAGAACAAGGAGAAACCACCATCACGACGGCTATCTCCATCACGATAGAGTTCTCCCACCATGGTAGAAATATTTGGTTTGAAGAAACCAGTACCAATAATAATAAATGAGAGACCAAAAAAGAAATATTGATGTGGATCCGCAGCTAGGAAAAGACTCCCTACAATCATTAATATACCTCCCCAGAACAATGATTTTCTAAAACCTAAAATCTTATCTGCAAAAAGACCACCAATAAATGTAAAAGCATAGACAAATGCCTGAGTAGCTCCATACTGTAAATTAGCCTCTTTCTCCGCAAAGTTTAGTTGTGTGATCATAAAGAACACCAACATACCCCGCATGCCATAAAAACAAAATCTTTCCCACATTTCCGAGAAAAAAAGGCTCCAGATCTGTCTTGGGTACTTTCCCTTAAAATTTTGAATCTCCTCTAGCGATTCCCGTGTACTAACCTCCATACTGTATTTATATTAATCAAAAAAGCTTCTTTCGTAAAAGAAGCTTATATAGTTATTATTTAACTCCGTGCATCAATCTTTTGATCAAAGGATTGAACAGCATGACAAGCAATCCGGCCAAAGCTGGAATAGCCGTAAATAAAAAGAAAAAGTGACTCAATGAATATTCTTGTTGAATTGTTTCCACCTGTCCGCCCAATACCGCTGCAACTTTTTGTGCAATAGCGATTGCTAGATACCAGATGCCAAACATAAAAGCCAACATCCTAGCTGGAACCAATTTAGAAACATAGGATAGGCCCACTGGAGAAATAAACAATTCTCCCAAAGTATGAAATAGGTAAGTCAAGACGAGAAATACCATAGAAATTTTCATCCCTGGAGCTATACCCCATGAACCTAATCCGATAATCAAAAATCCTATGGCAACCAATATCAGACCAAAACCATATTTAAAGGCAGCTGAAGGATTGTATTTCGATTCCCATATCTTAGACACCGAGGAAGCTAGTGCAATGATAAAAAATGAGTTGAGGATAGAAAACCAGGATACTTTTATTTCCGAAGCTTCTTTATTAAACTCCTGATAAAGCATCCAGATTGCTGCGCCCCAGATCAGTCCAAAACAGACAAATAATACGATATTAGAGATGGCAATCTTATCCCAGGTTACCTTTGCTAGTTTTATTAAAACCCAGCTGATAATTGCTAATGGCACAACCGTTAATAAACCATTGACCACATTAAATGTCGTTAATGCAGCACCTGTAAGCGCTCTATCGATATTATCCCTTGCGACAATGACCAATGAGGTTGCCCCCTGTTCAAAGCTCATGAAAAAGAAGATGAGGAAAAACGCCAAAAGCACCACGGCAAACATTCTATCCCGCACAGTCTTGTCATAACGCAAAATCCGGGAAACGATCAAATAAATAAACAAGATCAATGCAATAATGACCATAATATATTGACCTCTCAAAAAAGAAGTATCCAGCCCGGCGAAAACATCAATAATACCATTTTTCGACAATGGGTCATTGAAGGCATATACAAAGCCTATTATAGCGACAATACCGATAAGCACGAAATCCTTTATTGTAAACGGGTTTTTAGTATCCGTATCATTGACAATAACTTCTTTCTTCTCTCCGGCCGCAGATTTGTCTAAAATACCAAGGTTGCCCATGAGTGGTTTTGCGAATACAAACTGAAGTGTACCTAGTAGCATAAAAATACCCGCCAATCCAAATCCCCAATGCCATCCATATGTTTCAGCGATGTAACCACATAGCATCATCCCAAAGAAAGCACCTGCATTGACACCCATATAGAATATTGTATACGCTCCGTCCTTCTTTTCAGGAAGGTCTTTATACATTTCGCCAAGGATTGAAGGCATGTTCGGTTTGAAAAAACCTGTTCCGATAACCAAACAGATCAATCCCAGAAAAAACATGATCGCAGTATCAAAAGCCATTGCAGCATGTCCCAATGTCATGATTGCTGAGCCGATAATAACAGCTTTTCTGGATCCGATGTATTTGTCGGCGATGATTCCACCGAGTATTGGTGTCAGATAAAGCATCATTGCATATGTTCCGTACAATGCACCTGCTTGTTGTGCTGTCCAGGCCCAGCCAGAGAACGGGTTACCTTGGATAACTGCAGCAGTTAAAAATTGCATCAATAGGACACGCATTCCATAGAATGAAAACCGTTCCCACATCTCTGTAAAGAAAAGTACGAACAGCCCTGAGCGCTGTCCTAGTACATTCGATTTAAAAAAATCGTTCGACGGGCTAGTAGTTATATCCCCGTTTAATCTCCCCATAAGTAATCAACCTTTATTTTTATAAAAATACTTACAAAGAAACAAAAACAAAATCACTTTTGGCCAAAATAAAGTTGCATAAACAAAAAAAGGCAACCCATTTGGATTGCCTTTTCAGTAACATTTTTAATATGCCCTATCTTTTGTGCAATTGTTCGTAAAGATCAATGACCTTTTTCTGAAGTTCGATAACTTCGCCATCACGTAGTTGCAACTTTTGCGTTAACGCATTGACCTCATTGACATACTCTTTATCCTCTTCCGAATCAGAAGTAGATAGTAGTTGAACAACTGTCAAATTGAATAATTTTGAGATTTGATTTAGGCGCGACAGATTTACATCTGTAATACCTGTTTCAATTTTAGAAAATGCTGGGATTGAGATATCCAATCGCTTTGCAACATCCTCTTGACTCCACCCCTTCTGGTGTCTAAGTAATCTGATTTTTTTTCCTAATGCATTCATCTGGTAGATATTTTAAACAAAAATAGTAAATAAAAATATAATTTACATTAAATTATATTTTTTTCTCTAAAAATCCCTAAAAAACCGATCAGCGAGCACGGAGAGATTAACCCCATTATAATTATTTAAACTCATAAGTAGTAAATTGTAACCCTTAGATTTAACCCCATCCAAAAAAGAATACAGGCCATCTAAGCTCACAACAACCTCTAAATCAGGATTATTAAAACTGTTTTTGATGTTCTCAGGAACACTTTCGATATCCTTATTAAGTTCCTTACAGGAGTGGATATTCACGTAGACCACAGAGAGATCCGACTCTCCCATCGAGTCCGCATATTGTAACAAAAAGGACGAATCTAAACTATCATACGAGTTTAATTCGATAATTGTGACCAATTTCTGATTAGGAAATTGTTCTTTTACAGCATGAATACTCGACCTAACTTTATCCGCATTGCAGGCATAATCTTGATAGACCACAGATCCTTCTGAGCTCGCCACAAACTCCAGATAACGGATAGATGTATTAAAACTCTTTATTGCATCAAAGAACTCTTTCTTTTTAATACCCAACCATTCACAGACGGTATAAGCGCCTGCGATATTAGACAGATTATGTTTCCCGAACACTTGTAAAGGAACTTCTCCGTCTGCGGTATTTAGATAGGTAACACCCTTATTGATTGTGTAATCGGGGATCTTATAGCCATGCCGGTTAATCTTGCAGTCTTTGGTATCCTGCAAAACTTTTTGGAGAACAGCATCTTCTTTATTATAGATCAGCGTTCCTTTAGGAGGTATGGAATCAATAAAATCTTCAAATTGTTTAATATATTCCTCTTGAGATATTTTGGAATTAAATTCATTCCATACGATACCAGAGATTAGGGCGATATTAGGCTTATAATATAAAAATTTCGACTTGGAATCAATTTTGGACGAAACATATTCATCTCCCTCGATAATAATAATCTTATTATGCTTGGTAATATCCACAAGTTTATCAAAACCTCTTAATTGCGCCCCGACCAAATAATCAAATTCTTTTCCTAAGGAGCGCATGACGTGCATAACCATGCTCGTAATCGTTGTTTTCCCGTAGCTCCCTGCAATAACCACACGGATTTTATCCTGGGAGAGTTCCTGTATAAACTCTGGAAAAGAATAGATCTTCAGGCCTAATTCCTGCGCTTTTTTTAATTCGGGATTATCTGCTTCCGCATGTGCCCCCAAAATAACGGCATCAATATCTTCCGTCACCTTGTCGGCAAACCAACCCAATTGATCTGGCAATAACCCAGCTTCGATGAGATGGGAACGGGAAGGTTCCACAATCTGATCATCAGATCCAGTAATTTGGTGCCCCTGCTTTGCCAAAGAAATGGCAAGGTTATGCATCACACTACCACCTATCGCTATAAAATGAATACGCATCGCTCTGTTACCGTTTCACAAACTTGGCTGCACACCAATTATTTAAAACTTTTTTGGAGATAAATTCGAAACCTAAAGACGCAGCGGTATCACGTAACATCGCCAAATCTTCCTGTTCATAAAATCCGCTTAAGTACAACTCTCCATTTTTATTGATACTTAAAGCATATTGTGGTAATTGTTCCAATAGAATATTTCGATTGATATTTGCTAAGATAGTATCGAAAATTCGGCCTTCTAAAACTTCGAAGGAACCACAAATAGCCTCGATATTGTCTACGGTATTAAGCAGTCTATTTTCGATCACACTGTCCACACAGATTTCATCATAATCTACTGCCAGAACAGCATTAGCGCCTTTTTTGGACGCCAAGATCGCTAGAATACCCGTACCACAGCCCATATCCAGCACCTGCTTACCCTCAAAATCATTCTCCAAAATATATTGGAGCATCATCGATGTGGTCTGATGGTGTCCTGTTCCAAAGGACATTTTAGGATCAATGATTATTTCATAAGGGAAATCAGGTTTTGCGTCATGAAACGTAGCACGTACATAACACTGTCCACCGACTTCAATGGGATTAAAATTACTTTCCCAGAGTTTGTTCCAATTCTGGTTTTCAATTTCCTGAACCTTATAGTCTACTTCAAGTCCTTCATCAAGATTTAGCATTAACGTTTCTAATGCTTGCAAATCAAGATTTGCAGCTGGAATATAAGCTGCAAATCCTGATTCGGTATCTTCAAAAGTATCAAAGCCGATGTCTGCC
The window above is part of the Sphingobacterium sp. ML3W genome. Proteins encoded here:
- a CDS encoding SRPBCC domain-containing protein — protein: MEKLTAKASIQIQKPISEVFEAIVDPNKMNHYFIKSSTGRLETGKTVEWNFPEFPDSFPVAGKTIRPDTYISFDWSGGLANQLVEISLSSFGEGSTVVKITEHEMNNDQEGILIMMRQTEGWANFLACMKAYLEYNINLRKGAFDFMF
- a CDS encoding DUF1801 domain-containing protein, whose protein sequence is MAANKTSYIEKSVDDFILDIPDSQKREDSIQLVQLMQSVSKEAPKMFGESIIGFGQYYYKYASGHEGYAPLIGFSPRKAAISLYVYTGLEEHRALVEQLGKYKIGKACIYIKKLSDINTENLTILMQETIQFITTKYTRTKD
- a CDS encoding DUF1801 domain-containing protein yields the protein MTSSVSTIEEYIDQFEGDKKTYLNQVRQLIAGVVPAETTETISYQMPTFRFNGNLIHFAMNKQHLGIYPGPDAIEHFAAELKDFKTSKGAIQIPIDQPLPKKIIRDIIAFNIEKLKDKQGPNWHKSRGNWLEAEELMQQIMLKTTLKKEFKWGSDIYTHKGKNVIGWGGFKNFFSLWFYNGVFLEDKENVLISASEGKTKALRQWRFQHVSEMDSTKIEAYIQESIRTIDEGKEIKPTKSEAIPPSGILLEALHSDQVFHDHFNALTPGKQKEYIQYIDEAKQEKTKLSRLEKIKPMIIANKGLHDKYK
- a CDS encoding VOC family protein, with the translated sequence MENSIIPSLWFDHNAKEAFDLYCRTFLNSHIESDSPIVVQALLNGVKFIGINGGPMFKPNPSISFMVICESAEEIDRIWNTLSVDGNVLMPLNSYPWSAYYGWVADRYGVNWQLYQGNVSDTNQQAIVPTLMYCGPQQGKCETAVQFYEGLFKDFHSNGILRYPEGEYKGSIQHTQFLVNGFTLMAMDSGVAQDFTFNEGISLTILCQDQAEIDYYWNRITQQGQESMCGWCKDEFGVSWQIVPTQISTYLQNPGAGEALMKMKKIIIKDLIG
- a CDS encoding SufE family protein, giving the protein MTINEIQNELVEDFAFFTDWMEKYEYIIQLGKEVPLIDEQYKTEDYIIKGCQSKVWLYPEVKDGKVFFTADSDAIITKGLVSLMVKVLSGHTAKEIVDADLYFVDEIGLKEHLSPTRANGLLSMIKQMKLYALALQVNA
- a CDS encoding cysteine desulfurase, which translates into the protein MEKYNIDKIRADFPILKRQVNGKPLVYLDNGATTQKPNVVINSIAHYYTDMNSNVHRGVHYLSQISTDAFEVTRKKLQSFINAPEDKQVIITKGTTDSINLVATCYGRAFIDAGDEIIISAMEHHSNIVPWQMLCDEKGCKIRVIPMNDKGELDMDAYQDLINERTKLVAVTYVSNALGTINPVKEIISIAHKHGAVVLVDAAQAVQHIQVDVQDLDVDFLVFSGHKMYGPTGVGVLYGKEELLNAMPPYQGGGDMIKEVTFEKTTYNELPFKFEAGTPNIEAGICLNEAIDYINSIGLKNIEAYEHELLEYALEKLSQIPGMKFIGTADQKCSVISFIIEGTHPYDVGVILDKLGIAVRTGHHCAQPVMDRFGIPGTIRASLALYNTKEEIDILVAGIQRAVNMLV
- a CDS encoding acyl-ACP desaturase translates to MQELPLNLPEGSRKEVMAYLEPFMLNEMSEYLKPVEEMWQPADFLPDASRDTFFEEIRDLQESAKELSYDLVAVLVGDTITEEALPTYESWLTMVEDVDKNEQGGWMKWVRAWTAEENRHGDLLNKYLYLSGRIDMRQFEMSTQYLIQDGFDIGTGADPYRNFIYTSFQELATNVSHRRVSGLSKKGGDKLLAKMCGVIASDEARHAKAYMSFISKAMTVDASEVMIAFEDMMRKKIVMPAQFLREAGEPQGEAFAHFSDAAQRLGVYTALDYVDILKELNNEWKIDQVTGLNEKGEKARDYLLKLPDRLTRLADRMKIPEKDYKFKWIYG
- a CDS encoding peptide MFS transporter — its product is MEVSTRESLEEIQNFKGKYPRQIWSLFFSEMWERFCFYGMRGMLVFFMITQLNFAEKEANLQYGATQAFVYAFTFIGGLFADKILGFRKSLFWGGILMIVGSLFLAADPHQYFFFGLSFIIIGTGFFKPNISTMVGELYRDGDSRRDGGFSLFYAGINLGAFLGGYVCVAIGKGYMLSSVISEPHRWNVAFGLAAIGMLASLINFHFTKRHLGPIGLKPGHPDAIVKTKALPKWVEYAVYALTLIFIPVIQIMVSKTQYTDYFMYTIGPLTLLYLFYEMSQVTKEERKKLIAALVFILFSIIFWGIYEQSGGSLSIFAAKHLNDSLLGAVTLDPNGVNNSGGALFIIALAPLFGLFWIWLGKRKLEPNTIIKFGLGFVFLGLGYYVLFATRLFAHEGMTSLDIFTLALLVITVGELCLSPIGLSIMTKLSPARLQGIMMGMWFLASAYGQYVAGLIGASMAEAKEGSSLADNLLTYTESYKQLGLYSLIAGVVLIALSPVVRKLMGNVK
- a CDS encoding peptide MFS transporter gives rise to the protein MGRLNGDITTSPSNDFFKSNVLGQRSGLFVLFFTEMWERFSFYGMRVLLMQFLTAAVIQGNPFSGWAWTAQQAGALYGTYAMMLYLTPILGGIIADKYIGSRKAVIIGSAIMTLGHAAMAFDTAIMFFLGLICLVIGTGFFKPNMPSILGEMYKDLPEKKDGAYTIFYMGVNAGAFFGMMLCGYIAETYGWHWGFGLAGIFMLLGTLQFVFAKPLMGNLGILDKSAAGEKKEVIVNDTDTKNPFTIKDFVLIGIVAIIGFVYAFNDPLSKNGIIDVFAGLDTSFLRGQYIMVIIALILFIYLIVSRILRYDKTVRDRMFAVVLLAFFLIFFFMSFEQGATSLVIVARDNIDRALTGAALTTFNVVNGLLTVVPLAIISWVLIKLAKVTWDKIAISNIVLFVCFGLIWGAAIWMLYQEFNKEASEIKVSWFSILNSFFIIALASSVSKIWESKYNPSAAFKYGFGLILVAIGFLIIGLGSWGIAPGMKISMVFLVLTYLFHTLGELFISPVGLSYVSKLVPARMLAFMFGIWYLAIAIAQKVAAVLGGQVETIQQEYSLSHFFFLFTAIPALAGLLVMLFNPLIKRLMHGVK
- a CDS encoding helix-turn-helix transcriptional regulator → MNALGKKIRLLRHQKGWSQEDVAKRLDISIPAFSKIETGITDVNLSRLNQISKLFNLTVVQLLSTSDSEEDKEYVNEVNALTQKLQLRDGEVIELQKKVIDLYEQLHKR